A single genomic interval of Campylobacter anatolicus harbors:
- a CDS encoding type II secretion system protein, with amino-acid sequence MDHNALLTQLGYNVDKSTSEQIKRILNNTDGLTAENVIALNDRLKPHLCFVAMSGSEDRFKIKNVASVAEIKKRVDEIIVEWAQKYKMNLKEINDTTYYILGKI; translated from the coding sequence ATGGATCACAACGCACTTTTGACACAGCTTGGATACAACGTAGATAAGAGCACTAGTGAACAAATAAAGAGAATTTTAAACAATACCGATGGATTAACCGCTGAAAATGTCATCGCACTAAATGATCGCCTAAAACCGCACCTTTGCTTTGTCGCGATGAGTGGAAGTGAAGATAGATTCAAGATAAAAAATGTCGCAAGTGTCGCAGAGATAAAAAAACGAGTAGATGAGATCATTGTTGAATGGGCACAAAAATACAAGATGAATCTTAAAGAGATAAACGATACAACTTACTATATACTCGGTAAAATTTAA
- a CDS encoding tetratricopeptide repeat protein — protein MTKSVIVAILAILFFTGCFQTSRISLPNQGDLTSSSQTSEDLWQKEQTPKIEESKQQISKNAITILTPKCDDGDMAACNDTGANYEFLKNYENAFKFYEIACNGGVELGCANLGQLYENGIGIKKDPKKAVEIYKTSCNKGGRHSCYHLGNAYRRGDIVAQDYEMAMSAYTNACEAGDVPSCANIGAMYELGLGIEKDEVRAYKIYTVACYRGLNKACPQKERLGKKLGLE, from the coding sequence ATGACAAAAAGCGTTATAGTCGCGATTTTAGCAATACTATTTTTTACAGGTTGTTTTCAAACATCACGTATCTCACTACCGAATCAAGGCGATCTAACCTCTAGTTCACAAACTTCAGAAGACCTCTGGCAAAAAGAGCAAACACCAAAAATAGAAGAGAGCAAACAGCAAATTTCTAAAAATGCCATAACTATCTTAACACCAAAATGTGATGATGGCGATATGGCAGCATGCAATGACACTGGAGCAAACTATGAGTTTTTAAAAAACTACGAAAATGCTTTTAAATTTTATGAGATAGCTTGCAATGGTGGCGTAGAGCTTGGATGTGCAAATTTAGGACAGCTTTATGAAAATGGGATTGGAATCAAAAAAGATCCCAAAAAAGCAGTAGAAATTTATAAAACAAGTTGTAACAAAGGCGGTCGCCACTCCTGCTATCATCTAGGCAATGCATATCGCAGAGGCGATATCGTCGCACAAGATTACGAAATGGCGATGAGTGCTTACACAAACGCGTGCGAAGCTGGAGATGTGCCATCATGTGCAAATATTGGTGCAATGTATGAACTTGGTCTTGGAATAGAAAAAGATGAAGTGCGTGCGTATAAAATTTATACCGTGGCATGTTATCGCGGTCTAAATAAGGCGTGTCCACAAAAAGAACGACTCGGCAAAAAACTAGGACTTGAATAA